One genomic region from Neoarius graeffei isolate fNeoGra1 chromosome 4, fNeoGra1.pri, whole genome shotgun sequence encodes:
- the dtd1 gene encoding D-aminoacyl-tRNA deacylase 1 isoform X3 has protein sequence MKAVIQRVTKASVIAGDNFISSIGRGICVLVGISTEDTQKDADYIVRKVLNLRLFEDENGCAWKHSVMDKGFEVLCVSQFTLQCCLKGNKPDFHSAMPADFAQPFYNSILEQLRTAYKPELIKDGQFGAYMQVNIQNDGPVSIHLESPHAPMDAKQLSKLEKQQQRKEKTRRKGNSESSMDRGALHSNVDPSASSGAEGELSSKKGRRICPQNACILLM, from the exons ATGAAAGCAGTCATTCAAAGAGTCACTAAAGCGAGTGTAATAG CTGGGGACAACTTCATCAGTTCCATTGGAAGAGGCATTTGTGTTTTGGTTGGGATTTCAACCGAGGACACACAGAAGGATGCAGATTACAT AGTCCGTAAGGTCCTGAATCTGCGTTTATTTGAGGATGAGAATGGCTGTGCATGGAAACACAGTGTAATGGACAAGGGGTTCGAGGTGTTATGTGTGAGTCAGTTCACACTGCAGTGTTGTCTCAAAGGAAACAAGCCAGACTTCCATTCAGCAATGCCTGCTGATTTTGCTCAGCCCTTTTACAACAGCATTCTGGAGCAGCTGAGGACTGCATACAAACCAGAACTCATCaaag ATGGCCAGTTTGGAGCTTACATGCAAGTAAACATTCAAAATGATGGCCCTGTCTCCATTCATTTGGAGTCTCCTCATGCTCCCATGGATGCCAAACAG TTATCCAAACTAGAAAAGCAGCAGCAGCGTAAGGAAAAAACAAGAAGAAAAGGCAACTCAGAATCTAGCATGGACAGGGGTGCCTTACATTCTAATGTGGACCCCAGTGCTAGTAGTGGAGCAGAGGGAGAGTTGTCTTCAAAAAAAG GGAGGCGAATTTGCCCACAAAATGCTTGCATTCTGCTAATGTAG
- the dtd1 gene encoding D-aminoacyl-tRNA deacylase 1 isoform X2 yields the protein MKAVIQRVTKASVIAGDNFISSIGRGICVLVGISTEDTQKDADYIVRKVLNLRLFEDENGCAWKHSVMDKGFEVLCVSQFTLQCCLKGNKPDFHSAMPADFAQPFYNSILEQLRTAYKPELIKDGQFGAYMQVNIQNDGPVSIHLESPHAPMDAKQLSKLEKQQQRKEKTRRKGNSESSMDRGALHSNVDPSASSGAEGELSSKKDISKGGSTPGSQMDKPPLLECDG from the exons ATGAAAGCAGTCATTCAAAGAGTCACTAAAGCGAGTGTAATAG CTGGGGACAACTTCATCAGTTCCATTGGAAGAGGCATTTGTGTTTTGGTTGGGATTTCAACCGAGGACACACAGAAGGATGCAGATTACAT AGTCCGTAAGGTCCTGAATCTGCGTTTATTTGAGGATGAGAATGGCTGTGCATGGAAACACAGTGTAATGGACAAGGGGTTCGAGGTGTTATGTGTGAGTCAGTTCACACTGCAGTGTTGTCTCAAAGGAAACAAGCCAGACTTCCATTCAGCAATGCCTGCTGATTTTGCTCAGCCCTTTTACAACAGCATTCTGGAGCAGCTGAGGACTGCATACAAACCAGAACTCATCaaag ATGGCCAGTTTGGAGCTTACATGCAAGTAAACATTCAAAATGATGGCCCTGTCTCCATTCATTTGGAGTCTCCTCATGCTCCCATGGATGCCAAACAG TTATCCAAACTAGAAAAGCAGCAGCAGCGTAAGGAAAAAACAAGAAGAAAAGGCAACTCAGAATCTAGCATGGACAGGGGTGCCTTACATTCTAATGTGGACCCCAGTGCTAGTAGTGGAGCAGAGGGAGAGTTGTCTTCAAAAAAAG